In Brachypodium distachyon strain Bd21 chromosome 5, Brachypodium_distachyon_v3.0, whole genome shotgun sequence, the genomic window AAACGGCATGCACGCGCTTTTTCAAAGCCATACATACCGTAGGCTCATCCGTTTAGCTGACGCGCGTCTGAATTCCGGTCAAGCAAAGTAGTTATTACTATCTCGACAggatcatctaaaaaaattacTATCTCGCCAGACGCCACCGTTCACTTGTTTCTGCTGATTCGGTGCATGCATCAAACCTAGTCAGGGTCACGGTATGGTTGTTGTGAGATTGCTTCTGATACGTATATATGCCGCGTACTCGACACCGATAACCAAATTTCTCATCAACCTCGAAGCAGGAGTTGAACATATAGAACTCACTCTACAGCGATGCACAACTCCCAAGCCCCAAACTTCCTGGAGTTCCGAAGCAATCAATGCTAGCGGAAACTCTAAACTCAAGGAATGTCTAAAATCTGTCGAACAGCTAGATATGTTGAAACGCATGTGCAGTTTCAGTAAAACACAGCCAACTAAATGGTACTAGTACCATGATATATACTTGGTGGGCAACGTACATGTGGACGCCACATTATCCAAAACTACTTGAATTTATGATGACAATTTCTTCGAATTGGGGCGACTGTAAttctaaacttttttttagggcaaGCAGGATTCATTGCGATTCAATTAAAAGAGGGAACAACTGTACACGGTTAACAAAAtcaagaacaaaaagaaaatcaaaaatTACAAAGAAGAGGCGGTCAGAAAGACGCCTCCAGGCTTTGGAGGCTTAACCCGTTCTTGATCAGGGTGGCTGCTCCTTCATCCGAAATAGCTGTCATTAGTTGTAATGTGGACGTATAGACGTATAGCATACTCGAATGTTGTTTGCTTAGGCACGTAGACTATGCTTTGGCCTTGAAGGAGGGGTAGATCGAGGTGGTACGTGGTCTCCAGTCAAAGTGTCAGGGTCATCAGCtcctgtatatatatacacacatgcGTGCAGAGGGACCGGTCAACATACTTTCACTACTCAACGTACATATCTCGCGTATATACGATCTCTGCGTCACGCACGACACGGCCAAAACACATTCATGTGCGCTTGTTGAGTCCAAGGAAAGTACTGATGCACGTGCAGCCCAAGCGGAAGGGACGATGTTGTTGGAGACCAaacgccatgcatgcatgaaacgGCCGGAATTGGTGTTGGGACCAGCTTTGCAAAGTGCAAACCCTTCTCCTCCAAGTTGCTTCGGCGGGCGTTACATAGGACGTGCCCAACAAAACATCAATGGAGATTTTGACCGGATTCTTCGAGTGCAGATCAAGTTTTTGACCATACAAGTTCTGATGAGCTCTAGCTTGTTGGACTCGCATGCATAAtgtaggagaggaggaagacaatACAAATGCTTGACTTGCTACTTTACTATTTGGTTCCCGTAACATCATGCTGTCTGGGTCTTGATTCCTCCAATAACCAACCtgttctttaaaaaaatgaaggtAATGACGCcctctttgttttttgaaCCTTGAAAGTAACGAAACCTTATGCATAAAACAGATTGAtgcatcagaaaaaaaaaatgtcgtcCGTGGACACCTTCTCACCGCAAAGCCCGTGGACACCTTGTACGGCCCATGGAAAAAGTGTCCAATGGGCCTTACCCAATGTTGGACAAAATTGTGTTAGTGccactaaaaaaaagtaaaattatGTCCcactcaaaaagaaaaagaaaaattatgtTCCTGCCCAGGATCGAACTGGGGATCTTCAGTGTGTAAAACTGACGTGATGACCACTACACCACAGAAACCATCATGCTACATTTATGAAAGAACACTTAGACAAATTTTACGGAGAAAAGTATTCGGTAGGACAATGAAGCTTCCGTGGAATGGAACCATTTGGTTCCTAAAAAGGAATACTCCTCTAATATGGCTAGCCATCCCATTCCTCAAAAAAGTACGAATCATATGGTTTCAAGTGGAACCAGTGGTTTTAGGTGTTTGGTTAGTAgaatatagaaaaataaaaccgttccattccattccatccCGCTCTGCAACCAAACACTAATGTTTATTTTCACAAGAGCCTCTATGACAAGGTCTGATTACTATCTCTGTGACACCAATATAAATACTTAAATGCAGCAAGGGAGAATGGAGGGAGCGTGAAATATCAATAAGCCAAACTCTCcatattttgaagaaaaattaAACAAAGTCGCTTGTCCtctttattatggatcaggcAAAGCCTGCGTACGTGCCTCTTAAAATGACTTGACTCTACATAATTAACAGAGACGTTTGGTAAAAACTATCTAATGTAGAGAGTATTTCTGTGCTATTGTACTGCTAGCAGAACGTAAATCAGGCGTTGATTAGTCTgatctttgttttatttggatgTGGTAACCATCAGGGAATTCTAGCCCCGGAGACCGGACTATCTTGCCTCCTCCTAGCTGTATCCACCTGAAATATTTTGAAGCAAATGGTGATAAGGAAACGGAAGACATGTGATTTGTTAAAAAGAAACTTTTTGAACCCCAAGACAGATCACCGGAAAACAACACAAGCACCTATATTTCGTGACAAGGCAATGGATAAAAATGGCCATTTGTAGCTTGCTGAAGTCTGCTCCGACACAGAACCGCATACCACCTCCGAATGCCATGAAGTGTCTTGACCCACGGTTTATCTCCGCTTTATCCTGCGTTCATGGTGCACCCTAGTTAACTGAAGCACCAAACAGTTGTACTAGACAAAGTGGTGCAGCAGTACCCTGTACATGCATACATGGGGTGGTGCTGTTTGATCTTGCACGAGTTGAGCAATGAGGTTGAAGTTCACAAACCTTAAACCTTGAGGGGTTGAAAGTGAGAGGATCTGGGTAAATATCTGGATTCAAGTGCACTGCTAGAGGGCAGACGATCACTCCCCATCCTGCTGGAATTGTGTATCCTGAATGTTTGTCATTTGACAACAGCTCAGTTACTGTTTCTTCTATTTTTGCAGGATGCATGATTAATTTTACACCGTAACGTTAGGATTTCAATTTAGCTCAGTTTAGGAGAGCCTCACCTTTGAACTGTACATCTTTTAGAGCCTTTCTGAAAATGCAAGGGGCAATGTTAGCCAATCGGACCGTCTCGCTTATTACCTGCAAAACAAGAGACATATGCGTCTGATCATCGCAGCAGAGACATATTGTTGCACATCTTTACAGGGCCCATGTTTGAGAGGAACTTGGTATGTGGTATCGGCTACCTGGGATGTGAGTGTCATGGATTTATACTCCTTCCACGTAACTCCAGTACTGTCAGACTCACCACCAGCCTCACGCTGGTTCAGAATCGTTTCATGCTCCACCTACATCCAAGCAAAATCACAAAACATTTAGAGCACACTGCCCTGctctcctctgcctctgcATGAAAAGATCATCAAGGCAAGCATCACCTTGAGCTCCTCCAGGACGCCAGGGTGGTCGGCGAGAAGCTTGACGGCGAGGGTGAGCACCAGCGACGTGGTGTGGAAGCtcgcgaagaggagcacgaACATCAGGTCGAGCGCCATTCTCTCCGTCATGACCGGCTTCTCCTTGGTGATCTCTTGGACGACGTAGTCCAGGAAGTCGCCGTGGCGTCGTGATTCTTCCCCTCCTTGGAGCACCTGATCTAGTACTGATCGCTTCCTCTCGTCCAGCACTTCCTGCAGAACCTCCATTGCACTCATCCTTCCCTAAAAGGAAAGCCACTCGAAATTAATTTATGGCCATGTCTGTGAAGCACTTTCACACAGTTTGTGCAGATAATAACAGCATCGAAAATTCGCAAGTGAAGTTTAATTGATATATCACCTGCATGCAGGAGTAGTAAGCTGTTCCTGGCAAATAGAGCGGGAAGGAGATGAGCCCTCGGACGAAGTCGAAGAAGCTCTTCCGTAAAACCTTGGACCTGGACGGCTCCAAGCCGAGCAGCTTGTTCGCGGTGAGCTCAAACACCATCTGCACTCGTGTACACACACCGTAAGAGGAATTAAAGCAACAGACTGATTAAACCCAATATGGACGGTGCTAGCTTACGGCGGAGACGGCTTCTTTGAGTTCGACTGCGGGCAAGGTGGACCAGGTGCAGAgggagctgcaggcggcgtgGTGGACGTCGCGGAGCATGGAGGATTCCCTGAGGCTCTCCGGGCCCAGGTGCCTGAGCACCATGTTCTTGAGGTACCTGAACATGGTGCCCTGCTGCTCCCCGACGTTGTCGCGGCCCAGGATCTCCACGAACGAGTTTGGGTACCAGCTCTGGAACAGCTGCCCTTCCTGCTGGAACACCATGTGGTTCAGCTCCTCGTccgccgacaccaccaccgGGTGGCCCACCAGGCTCGTCTTGAAGATCGGCCCGTACCTAATATAAGTTGCAGGAAGAAATGAGAGGCCCATATAATCATTCGCTTGGGCCTCGTCCGGAATAACATGTAAAGCCCAACAGGGGAACGAGCCAGGAGGCCCAGGACAGGCTTTACCTTGTGAGCCTGTGGCGGATGAAAGGAGGGATGTCGAAGGAGGCGTCCGGGGAGAAGAACTGGAACGTCTCGCCGACGAGGGGAAGGCCCATGGACCCCGGCGGGAGCCGGCCGTTGCACCGAGGGTTCTTCCACCTGTGCACAATGTATAGCAGCAGAGCGAGGGCAGCACAGACAGCCGCGGCTGAGAGCGCCatgtagtcgtcgtcgtcgttcatCTTCTCTCTTTCGGAACACGCGCGCCAAAGGACGATCTGTATGTACAAAACTCAAAGCCGAAGACTCTACATGTCTCGCGTGAGCGAAAGCCAGCCACCGCTTCGACGCCCGTTGGAAAACTAGCTTCGATGGCATGGTCAATCGGTATGTAAAGAGCTAGCAGGGCCCGTGATTTCGGGCATCAACGTAAAGGTTGTGGGAAGAACAGCCCCGTGGTTGCTGAAATCGTTGCAGTTGGTGGCaaggctctttttttttcttaccgGACCGTCAATGTTTCAGTTGGGTTCATTTGGGCCGCTGACCAAGCTACAAGGAGGCCTGACGCCTGAACTGTTTGCGGCCCTGGACCGACGCGACTCTTCCGTGGGCTCGCAACTACCGTATGGGCCGGTTGGGCACTAGTCAGGCCGTGCGGGAATCGCACCACTGCCGCAGGACAACCTGAAAGGGTTTCGTCCCCTGCTCTCTCCCGAGTACCGAAGTGGTGGTAGCTTCCTTTTGCTGGCGGGCAGTGGGCACCAGCAGCACGTGGACTCCCGATTGTCTTATCCGAATGTGAGGTTCCTTGGAACAGATCAATGCTCCGATTCTCCTGCGGTACTGCGTGCGGTCCTGCGTCcaaccgcccaggcggccaccATATGCATCCCCGCGTGCTTTCCGGCTGCACTGACAGCCTTTTGCTTTGTAGTCTAGCACGGCACAGCTGGATGTCCATAAGCAGAAAAGCGATCCCAAGTACAGTACTAGGGTTGTTGCAAAGCTCATCTTCTTTTCACTCCATACATCGGTTTTGTTATACAGCTTTACAGGAACAGTACACTACGTGGTGTGTAAACTAGCGTTGGGGTCTTGCATGCAGGATGTTTAGTTGTTAACTGTCATTCATTATTTTCCATCACAGGAACAGGATGTTTGAGGTTTTGAGTAGAAGATGGGGATACTCAAGCGAGACCCGGCGGCGATGCCTCCGTCCGGCTAGATTTGTCGCTGCTGTCGGTCGACACGGACGCCGTGAGATTGGCCGTAATGTCTTAATGTATATGGTCTTGCTACCCTATTCCACCCGTCTGGCTAAATTTGTCGCTGCTGTCGGTCAACACGGACGCCGTGAGATTGGCCGTAATGTCCTAATGTATATGGTCTTGCTACCCCTATTCCACCCGTCTGGCTAAATTTGTCGCTGCTGTCGGTCGACACAGACGCCGTGAGATTGGCCGTAATGTCCTAAGGTATATGGTCTTGCTATCTTATTCCACTGTATTTCTGTATGACATGGATAGTTGAATACATTATCCACTGAGACTGACGATTTAAGATGATCATGAATAGGCCGATCGAGTGACGGAAGAAATAAACATGgcactccctccgatccatattagttgtctcaaatttgctcaaatatggatatatctatgcctaaaatgagtctaggtacatgtaatagttcgacaattaatatggatcggagggagtacttaatttCCGATTTGAATTTTGTTCTCTCCTGTGGTCGACCTCGGGTCGACCGCCTTTAATGTATTAAGAGCCCGTTGTGCCTCTTCGTAAAAAATGATCCGATTTGTTCAATCAAACACTAGCATGCATATATAGTCCTCATTCCTTAACCAGCTTTCTTTAGGTAATTGTCTGCCAAGAAGCAATTAATAGTATGATTTGTAGATTTGAAATAATTTGAGTGCCAGCCTGTAGAAGTGTTCAAAATCGGCTTAGCTCCAACCCGACAAACCTTCCTTAAAccaaattttgtactccctctgtccaacaaaagatatctcaaggttattaaaatttggatgtatctagacatgacttagtgtataaatgcattcaaatttattcaaagttgagacatcctttgttggacggagggagtactactttcATATGGCTGCGCATGTTTCTAGATAATCAATTTAACTAACAAAATATAAGTTATATGACAAAAAAGTATGACCGGAAAGTTCCTTACATCATGAATCCAATGGGTACAATATTTCTGCAATATAATACATATATTGATCAAATTGGTGATATAAGACTGCTTATAAATCTGGACAGAGATAGTACTACTTTAATCCATAACATCACGTGTGTTAAAAGAAAATGAACTTTTGACCATCAGATCTTATATTCAACAGTCAAAAATTCATGAGGGAGATATGTTTGTGCTAGCATGCcacatcaaattgatttaaaGCTCACCAAGGTCCAATATTCTACTGTTAGTGTTAACAAGTGTAGCATCGACGAAACAATATATTAAAATCTCTCGCCTATGTTTTTCGTTGTTTCCTTTCACAAGTCATGAAGTACCCATTGAGTCGGCACCAAAAGCCACGAGTGTTCAACATACATGGACCGGTAATACCCCCCCACCCCCTAAATGTAAAGATCACCGAATCACACGAAAGCCAAAGCCAAGAAAATATCAGGGCAACAAAATCACCAAGACACGCTAACAAAAATTCATTAGATCGTATGAAGGTTCCCCGAGGACACCGACCCAATATTTGCATAACCGAACATAATGAACCTGTAGACGAAAAAACATACTGACTCCATGGTCCGCGCAAGAAGCTACCGCCACCGAAGAGGAAGAACTAGATTACTTTATTCTCAACGGATCCGTATGAAGGGTTCCACGAGCACACGAACCCAAAATTCGCAGAAACGAACATAATGAACCGGTAGACGAAAAAACATTCTGACTCCATGGTCCACCCAAGAAGCCACCGCCACGGAAGAGGAAGAACTGGATTACTTTTATCCTCAAAGGAACACATAAGTTATATTACTAAGATTTCTTGATATTTCTAGGACAACCCGAGGTAAGCCCAAACTCGAGATGCCAATATGACAATCCGAAGGCAATGTGATTCGGTAGATCCCTGACGGCAGTTACAACGTTGCACTCCACCTTACAAACACACTAGCTTCTCTTCTATTATTGATTTGATGTGTTTTAAATGATATAGCAATAGTATCTACGTGAGACAAAGAAATTGAAgacataaaaaatgtttccCGCGCAATCCTGTGGGACACCATGCTagtttagtcaaagttgagacatactttgttggacggagataGTAATAGATCTCAGAATGTCGATTTGCTAGTTTCCGCTCATTGCCATTGCTAAACCACTAAGCAGCAGTCTTTTCACATGCAGATCTTAGAGCCGGCCGTCACTCATCCAGGCTCTAGTATTGTTATGCAGTGTTAGGTAAGCTTAGCACTTTACCTACATGTAATTAAGCTGTCCAGAAGACAACAGGAAAAATCTCAGATGAGGCTTGATTAAGGGGACCTCCAGTCATGTCAAACGTCTCTATATCAATTCAATTCAATACAGTACCCCAATTGCCCATCAGTGTTTGTTCTTTTGCTCCTTCCATTCGGGACCAGTCTGTTCCGTGACCGTTTCCTTACCTTCTTCGTTTGCTAGATAGCCAATGGAGACGGAATTTCCAATTCGTCATTAGTACGCTGCACTGCCCATCCACCTTTTTTTATCAATCTCCATATATTGTTGCAAGTAGGAGTAGATCCCTTGAATCGTAGCTAGCTATTCATGATTCAAACCGGAACCTCGCTTATGGCATACTGCATCGGCGTAAAAACATGATAACAAGGGTACTTTTGACTTTTTCAGCTATTGCCAATTGCAAGTCTTACTAAGTTCTAGTTTTGCAAGAAAACTTCCAGTAAGTTATATGTTGTCTACTTATAGGACAAAACAGCATGGGCGTGACAACGCCAAATTGGTGCTATACGTCTGCAGATGTCGCTTTCGGATGCTGGACTAGGCTAACATTTTCTGGCAGATTTTTGGGAAATCTTTGCTCGGCTTGTCTTCCTCTTCTGCTTTCAGCACCGACCCTGACGTTGCCACAAGATAGCAGGGGATGATGTCCCACTAAAAATGTATAACCACTTTGTTCCTTTTATAATCCTCGGTGTTAAACCAGCCTTGTTTTTCCTCCTGAGAACAAGCTGGGAAGAATGTTTGCGCTGTCGAAAAAAGAAGCCTGGGCAGGATTACCTGAAATTTGCAGCTTAAGGATCAATTGCGTCCGGCGTGGATCACCAAACTTACAACCAAATGGTAGGTCAAAGGCAGAGAGGTTAAGTTCGTCGCGACAACAGTTGCATGCGCGTGAGCGAAAATGTCGCCGCATGCATTTGACACACAAGGCGTTTTGTGGGTTATATACTGTTAGAAGTTAGGTCAGCTGATCtaaaaaagaaactaaaagAAAGTTTGTTACTCCGTAGCTTAGTTTCAACCTCAAGGTTGTTCTGAACTTATGATGTACAGCTACTTCTGAACTACAGTTAGATAATTAGATTCACCGACAACAAAACAGTCATGGCCACTGGGAACTTATAAGTTATAATTAACTCCTTTTACAAAGAGCCCATATACATCCGCTTCAGGGCAACGATGACAACACAACTGCAATCTCTATTTACCCACTTCGGACACTTTTGGCAGTCCTTTCATTTCAAAATCTTTGCATGTTGCTCCTCTCACATGCTCCATCTTTTATACCAACATATAGGGCCAATATCCCCCATTATGTTAACCGCTCCTCCAAAAGAATACCCTCCAAAAAATCTACAGGCAAAACAGTTGTACCGGCAAGCAGTAAGCCAACAAGACAGACCATCCCAAGAATGAGATTTATCAATTTAATGTTTTATTTCACGTTGCtgctattgttttttttcgtCCCCAAGTGTCCAGTATGTCTTCACAACAAGGAGGAGCTTCTCGCGGACGAGCGGACCATCTTCGTGATCCACGACCTGGCTGTTCCATCTCATCCCGTCCGTGATGCTCTTTATCTTA contains:
- the LOC100838153 gene encoding cytochrome P450 87A3 gives rise to the protein MNDDDDYMALSAAAVCAALALLLYIVHRWKNPRCNGRLPPGSMGLPLVGETFQFFSPDASFDIPPFIRHRLTRYGPIFKTSLVGHPVVVSADEELNHMVFQQEGQLFQSWYPNSFVEILGRDNVGEQQGTMFRYLKNMVLRHLGPESLRESSMLRDVHHAACSSLCTWSTLPAVELKEAVSAMVFELTANKLLGLEPSRSKVLRKSFFDFVRGLISFPLYLPGTAYYSCMQGRMSAMEVLQEVLDERKRSVLDQVLQGGEESRRHGDFLDYVVQEITKEKPVMTERMALDLMFVLLFASFHTTSLVLTLAVKLLADHPGVLEELKVEHETILNQREAGGESDSTGVTWKEYKSMTLTSQVISETVRLANIAPCIFRKALKDVQFKGYTIPAGWGVIVCPLAVHLNPDIYPDPLTFNPSRFKDKAEINRGSRHFMAFGGGMRFCVGADFSKLQMAIFIHCLVTKYRWIQLGGGKIVRSPGLEFPDGYHIQIKQRSD